In the Archangium lipolyticum genome, CCCGGGCGCCGCCAGGCGAGGTCGCCTCCTCGCCCACCCCTCGCAAGCAGGTGCGCCCTCCCCCGCCCACGGCCCGCCGCCAGGACGTGCTCACCGCCGCACGCGAGCTCGTGGGCAGCCGCAAGGTGAAGCTCGCCGGGCGCACGTGGCCGGACGACTGCACTGGCTTCGTCGAGGCCGTGTACGCCCGGGCTGGCGTCTCGTTCCGCGGCGAGGGCCTGTCCGGGGACAACGGAGTCACCGCGCTCTACCGGTACGCGAAGGCACATGGGCGCGTGTACACCCGAGGCCAGCCGAGACCGGGGGATCTGGTTTTCTTCCGCGAGACGTATGACCGGAACCGCGACGGGCGGCGCAACGACGGGCTCACACACGTGGCACTGGTGGACGGCATCGAGGACGATGGCACCGTCATCGTCATCCACCGGGTGAAGCGTGGTGTGGTGCGCTACCGGATGAACCTGGCGAAGCCGGGCCTCCGGAGGGATCCACGCACCGGCGAGGTGCTGAACGACATGCTGCGAGCGCCCGGCGCCGGTAAGGCGCCTGCCCTCACCGGACAGCTCTTCGCCGCATTCGGCTCCGTGCTTCCCGAGACAGGACCCACGGCGGTGGCCCGAAGGTAGACCCTCGTTTGCCCCCTCTCCTACCGAGGTAGCTGCTCGTTGCGAAGAGGCGGAGGAGACGGAGCGCGCCAGGGAGCCAGTCTGGACGCCCAGGCGGCAGGCGCCACGAATGTTCGTCGCGGAACGTCATGGGCGTCCTGTCACGTTGGTTGTTCCTCAGTTGTTCAAGGTACATCCAGAGTTGCCGGACTGGTTGGGGTACAGAGAGAAACAGCCCGCACCGTCAGCCTTGAGAGGATCTTCCCCGTGCATGCGCAAGCGCTGATTCCGAGTGGTATTCCCGCAGTCGGCGCCATCCCGTGGGGAAGCCACTTCTGCAACTTCTATTCGACCGCGGAAGATCTGGTGGACTCACTGGTCCCGTTCTTCAAGGCGGGCCTCGAGCACAACGAGCAGTGCCTGTGGATCACTTCCGAGCCATTCGGCGTGGAGGACGCCAAGACCGCATTGCGCAACGCCGTGCCGCGGCTGGAGACGTATTTCGAGGAAGGCCGCATCGACATCCTCGATCACCGGGAATGGTACCTGCGCAGCGGCGGCACGGCTGCCATGGGCGTCCTCCAAGGGTGGATCGACCGCAAGGAGCAGGCGCGGGCGAGCGGTCGCACGGGGCTTCGCCTCACCGGCAACACCTTCTGGCTCGAGTCGAAGAACTGGAAGGACTTCGCCGACTACGAGGCCACGGTGAACGCGACCTTCCACCAGCATGAGATCGTCGCCATGTGCAGCTACTGCCTGCACCGCTGCGACCCGATGGGCATCCTCGATGTGGTGCGCAACCACCAGTTCGCGGTGGCGCGGCGCGAGGGCGAGTGGGAGGTCCTGGAGAGCGCCTCCTTGAAGATCGCCAAGGAGGAACTGCGCCGGCTCAACACACAGCTCGAGCAGCGCGTCATGGAGCGTACGGCAGCGCTCGAGGCGGCACTCCAGGAGCGAGCGCGAGCCGAGCAGGATGCGCTCGCCGCGGTGCGTGCCCGCGACGAGTTCCTCTCCCTGGCCTCGCACGAGCTCAAGACGCCGCTCACCTCCCTCCGGCTGCAGCTCGAGTTGGTGAAATCGGCTGTGAACAGCGCCGACGGAGAGCTGGCCCACCGGCTGACGCCCAGGCTGCAGACCATGGAACGCCAGTTGCTGCGACTCAACACGCTCAACGGCAGCCTGCTGGACGTGACGACGCTGGATGGCGGGCAGTTCCACCTGGACTGCCAGCAGCTGGACCTGGCCACGCTGGTACGCGAGGCAGTGGAGCGACTCGAGCCGGACTTCACACGCGCGGGCTGCGAGGTCCGGGTGGAGGTGGAGGGAGAAACGCGGGGCTGTTGGGATCCCCTGCGTGTGGACCAGATCGTGGTCAACCTCCTGTCCAACGCCCTCAAGTATGGCGCGGGCAAACCCATCCAGCTCCGGCTCCGCCGGAGTGGCGAGTGCGTCACCTTGGAGGTAACGGACCAGGGCATAGGCATCTCCCCGGAGGCGCAGACCCGGCTGTTCCGCAAGTTCGAGCGGACGGTGCCCGCGCAGCACTATGGCGGTCTGGGGCTGGGCCTCTACATCAGCCGCGTGCTGGTGGAGGCGATGCGGGGCTCCATTCGGGTGGACTCCCAGTTGGGTCAGGGCACCACCTTCACCGTCTCACTCCCCTGCTCGGCCGGCCAGG is a window encoding:
- a CDS encoding CHAP domain-containing protein, which encodes MRLCVLLAGLAVMTGCATGAPLGGRMLASSYRYSPLTPVAAPRAPPGEVASSPTPRKQVRPPPPTARRQDVLTAARELVGSRKVKLAGRTWPDDCTGFVEAVYARAGVSFRGEGLSGDNGVTALYRYAKAHGRVYTRGQPRPGDLVFFRETYDRNRDGRRNDGLTHVALVDGIEDDGTVIVIHRVKRGVVRYRMNLAKPGLRRDPRTGEVLNDMLRAPGAGKAPALTGQLFAAFGSVLPETGPTAVARR
- a CDS encoding MEDS domain-containing protein, whose amino-acid sequence is MHAQALIPSGIPAVGAIPWGSHFCNFYSTAEDLVDSLVPFFKAGLEHNEQCLWITSEPFGVEDAKTALRNAVPRLETYFEEGRIDILDHREWYLRSGGTAAMGVLQGWIDRKEQARASGRTGLRLTGNTFWLESKNWKDFADYEATVNATFHQHEIVAMCSYCLHRCDPMGILDVVRNHQFAVARREGEWEVLESASLKIAKEELRRLNTQLEQRVMERTAALEAALQERARAEQDALAAVRARDEFLSLASHELKTPLTSLRLQLELVKSAVNSADGELAHRLTPRLQTMERQLLRLNTLNGSLLDVTTLDGGQFHLDCQQLDLATLVREAVERLEPDFTRAGCEVRVEVEGETRGCWDPLRVDQIVVNLLSNALKYGAGKPIQLRLRRSGECVTLEVTDQGIGISPEAQTRLFRKFERTVPAQHYGGLGLGLYISRVLVEAMRGSIRVDSQLGQGTTFTVSLPCSAGQEH